A DNA window from Loxodonta africana isolate mLoxAfr1 chromosome 7, mLoxAfr1.hap2, whole genome shotgun sequence contains the following coding sequences:
- the LOC100657872 gene encoding olfactory receptor 51Q1-like → MSKVNNTTQDPFYFILTGIPGFEAFHIWISIPFCCFYTISIMGNTTILAVICTEPSLHQPMYLFLSMLALTDLGLTLTTLPTAMQLLWFNIQKITFEACFAQFFFLHGFSFMESSVLLAMSFDRYVAICRPLHYASIFTSKVIGRIGVAIICRCVLAVLPPLFLLKRMPFCRSHLLSHSYCLHQDMIRLVCADIRVNSWYGFALGLLIIVLDPLLIVLSYALILRSILGTATWAERLRALNNCLSHFLAVLVLYVPMVSLSMTHRFAKHAAPLVHVVIANIYLLAPPVMNPIIYSVKTKQIRQGIFHLLFHRKLR, encoded by the coding sequence ATGTCCAAGGTGAATAACACCACCCAAGACCCCTTCTACTTCATCCTCACGGGTATCCCTGGATTCGAGGCCTTCCACATCTGGATCTCCATCCCTTTCTGCTGCTTCTATACCATCTCCATCATGGGCAATACCACCATCCTCGCTGTCATCTGCACAGAGCCATCTCTCCACCAGCCCATGTACCTATTTCTCTCCATGCTGGCCCTGACTGACCTGGGTCTCACCCTCACCACCCTGCCCACAGCCATGCAGCTCCTCTGGTTCAACATTCAGAAGATCACTTTTGAGGCCTGTTttgcccagttcttcttcctcCATGGATTCTCATTCATGGAATCTTCTGTCCTGCTGGCCATGTCctttgaccgctatgtggccatctgtcgCCCCCTCCATTATGCCTCCATCTTTACCAGTAAAGTCATTGGCAGGATAGGAGTAGCCATCATCTGCCGTTGtgttctggctgttcttcccCCACTTTTCCTACTCAAGCGCATGCCCTTCTGCCGGTCTCACCTTCTCTCTCACTCCTACTGCCTCCACCAGGATATGATTCGCCTAGTCTGTGCTGATATTCGGGTCAACAGCTGGTATGGATTTGCTCTTGGGTTGCTCATTATTGTGTTGGACCCATTGCTCATTGTGCTCTCCTACGCACTCATCTTGAGAAGTATCTTGGGCACAGCCACCTGGGCTGAGCGGCTCCGGGCCCTTAATAACTGTCTGTCCCACTTTCTGGCTGTTCTGGTTCTCTATGTGCCTATGGTGAGTCTATCCATGACTCATCGTTTTGCAAAACACGCTGCCCCACTGGTCCACGTGGTCATTGCCAATATCTACTTGCTGGCCCCTCCTGTGATGAATCCCATTATTTACAGTGTCAAGACTAAGCAGATACGCCAAGGAATCTTTCACCTTCTCTTCCACAGGAAGTTGCGCTGA
- the LOC100655787 gene encoding olfactory receptor 51Q1-like has protein sequence MFKENNTTQDPFYFILTGIPGFEAFHIWISIPFCCFYTISIMGNTIILAVIRTEPSLHQPMYLFLSMLTLTDLGLTLTTLPTVMQLLWFNIQKVTFEACFAQFFFLHGFSSIESSVLLAMSFDCYVAICRPLHYASILTSKVIGSIGVAIICRCILAVLPPLFLLKRLPFCHSHLLSHSYCLHQDMIRLVSADIRVNSWYGFALGLIIAVLDPLLIVLSYALILRSILGTATWADRLRALNNCLPHFLAVLVLYVPMVSLSMTHRFAKHAAPLVHVVIANIYVLAPPVMNPIIYSVKTKQIRQGIFHLLFQRKLH, from the coding sequence ATGTTCAAGGAGAATAATACAACCCAAGACCCCTTCTACTTCATCCTCACAGGTATCCCTGGATTCGAGGCCTTCCACATCTGGATCTCCATCCCCTTCTGCTGCTTCTATACCATCTCCATCATGGGCAACACCATCATCCTCGCCGTCATCCGCACAGAGCCATCTCTCCACCAGCCCATGTACCTATTTCTCTCCATGCTGACCCTGACTGACCTGGGCCTCACCCTCACCACCCTGCCCACAGTCATGCAGCTCCTCTGGTTCAACATTCAGAAGGTCACCTTTGAGGCCTGTTTTGCCCAGTTCTTTTTCCTCCATGGATTCTCATCCATCGAATCTTCTGTCCTCCTGGCCATGTCTTTTgactgctatgtggccatctgtcgTCCCCTCCATTATGCCTCCATCCTTACCAGTAAAGTCATTGGCAGCATTGGAGTAGCCATCATTTGCCGTTGTATTTTGGCTGTTCTTCCCCCACTTTTCCTACTCAAGCGCCTGCCCTTCTGCCACTCTCACCTTCTCTCTCACTCCTACTGCCTCCACCAGGATATGATTCGGCTGGTCTCTGCTGATATTCGGGTCAACAGCTGGTATGGATTTGCTCTTGGGTTAATCATTGCTGTGTTGGACCCATTGCTCATTGTGCTCTCCTATGCACTCATCCTGAGAAGTATCTTGGGCACAGCCACCTGGGCTGACCGGCTCCGGGCCCTTAATAACTGTTTGCCCCACTTTCTGGCTGTTCTGGTTCTCTATGTGCCTATGGTGAGTCTATCCATGACTCATCGCTTTGCAAAACATGCTGCACCACTGGTCCATGTGGTCATTGCCAATATCTACGTGCTGGCCCCTCCTGTGATGAACCCCATCATTTACAGTGTCAAGACTAAGCAGATACGCCAAGGGATCTTTCATCTTCTCTTCCAAAGGAAGTTGCACTAA